From the Leishmania panamensis strain MHOM/PA/94/PSC-1 chromosome 31 sequence genome, one window contains:
- a CDS encoding phosphatidylethanolaminen-methyltransferase-lik e protein (TriTrypDB/GeneDB-style sysID: LpmP.31.3010), giving the protein MLAESVSEDAKRVFTPCEDGTSYGLLYDGTRFRVPDTMSVVDALLTPKSWRSPATLIWVAVCFAVGLTGIFHFTHGLPVWFFCAQFAFWRLAYNIGIGAILHYHSRYGSFLKFYRRIVKDYPVTRCFLEASVVFEGNTEYKVTRFPDEFNAWMLFRQVENVILANDLVSYCVLSVVCWEKMSLSSPVDIFCLVLGCASIAFALWCKSDAHRVIGDFAWYWGDFFFLLDKNLTFDGIFQMFPHPMYTVGYAFMYGVPFMTKSYTLFYMSVVGHLCQLAFLVFVENPHIDRTYNVLSSPTLEEQERNAVLYGNGGEAYLEHNELVVLMNFNIFRASDLLLALTIIYLLATLLLPLPAWIYVAHVIAWRLFHNGFLGYLLKRESHEKWFSLNYPSPQAAFNNWKRIYNASVTMTNLSYCLCAVKYFTWVMPLFGSGEARCFVMMVGMLLVGINGYVSWSIYKAIGDYGYFYGDFFIDKVPAKLNYSGIYRYLNNPDSSLGMSAYYGIALLSGSPVVLVVSVVSHAAAKMFEAIVEEPHMRKHYGDQVREAGGMQTELARRMKASKADYEKKMRAIKAKLDGRKKE; this is encoded by the coding sequence ATGCTTGCGGAAAGCGTGTCCGAGGATGCCAAGAGGGTCTTTACTCCCTGCGAAGATGGGACGAGCTACGGCCTCCTGTACGACGGCACCCGGTTCCGCGTCCCGGACACCATGTCCGTGGTAGACGCACTCTTGACACCCAAGTCGTGGCGGAGTCCGGCGACGCTCATCTGGGTCGCGGTGTGCTTTGCTGTTGGGCTGACCGGGATTTTCCACTTCACCCACGGGCTCCCTGTGTGGTTCTTCTGCGCTCAGTTTGCCTTCTGGCGACTCGCGTACAACATTGGCATCGGGGCCATCCTACACTACCACTCGCGGTACGGCTCTTTCCTTAAGTTTTACCGTCGCATCGTCAAAGACTACCCGGTGACGCGATGCTTTCTGGAGGCATCCGTTGTTTTCGAGGGTAACACCGAGTACAAGGTGACCAGGTTTCCGGACGAGTTCAACGCTTGGATGCTGTTCCGCCAAGTGGAGAACGTCATCCTCGCTAACGACCTTGTCTCATACTGTGTGCTTTCTGTTGTCTGCTGGGAAAAGATGAGCCTCAGCTCGCCCGTGGACATTTTCTGCTTGGTGCTTGGCTGCGCCTCCATCGCGTTTGCGCTCTGGTGCAAGTCGGATGCGCACCGCGTCATTGGCGACTTCGCCTGGTACTGGGGGgactttttcttcctcctcgacaAAAACCTCACCTTCGACGGCATCTTTCAAATGTTCCCGCACCCGATGTACACGGTCGGCTACGCCTTCATGTACGGCGTGCCGTTCATGACAAAGTCCTACACGCTCTTCTACATGAGCGTTGTTGGGCATCTGTGCCAGCTAGCGTTCCTGGTGTTTGTGGAAAACCCGCATATCGACCGCACCTATAACGTGCTGTCGTCACCGACtctggaggagcaggagcggaATGCGGTGCTGTACGGGAACGGTGGCGAGGCCTACTTGGAGCACAACGAGCTCGTGGTGCTCATGAACTTCAACATCTTTCGCGCCAGTGACCTGCTTCTAGCTTTGACGATCATCTATCTACTGGCGACGCTTCTGCTGCCCCTCCCGGCGTGGATCTACGTGGCTCACGTGATTGCCTGGCGACTCTTCCACAACGGCTTCCTCGGCTACCTCCTCAAGCGCGAGTCGCATGAGAAGTGGTTCTCCCTCAACTACCCTTCGCCGCAGGCGGCCTTCAACAACTGGAAGCGCATCTACAACGCGAGCGTCACAATGACCAACCTGTCCTactgcctctgcgctgtcAAGTACTTTACCTGGGTGATGCCGCTtttcggcagcggcgaggcgcGCTGCTTCGTGATGATGGTTGGCATGCTGCTTGTCGGTATCAACGGGTACGTGAGTTGGAGCATCTACAAGGCCATTGGCGACTACGGCTACTTCTACGGTGACTTCTTCATCGATAAGGTACCGGCGAAGCTGAACTATAGTGGCATCTACCGCTACCTAAACAACCCTGACTCGTCGCTCGGAATGTCCGCCTACTACGGCATTGCGCTGTTGTCCGGAAGCCctgtggtgctggtggtgtcTGTGGTGTCCCACGCAGCTGCGAAGATGTTTGAGGCAATCGTTGAGGAGCCTCACATGCGCAAGCACTACGGCGACCAAGTTCGCGAGGCTGGCGGGATGCAGACGGAGCTTGCTCGCCGCATGAAGGCGTCAAAGGCGGACTACGAAAAGAAGATGCGCGCCATCAAAGCAAAGCTGGACGGTCGCAAGAAAGAGTGA
- the SCG5 gene encoding phosphoglycan beta 1,3 galactosyltransferase 5 (TriTrypDB/GeneDB-style sysID: LpmP.31.2970), giving the protein MANVAQHILTPAVIRARYSGYVLSSGVKCVIVQDENAKMPAAAMSIHAGQLNDPAELPGLAHFCEHMLFMGTEKFPKEDEFDSFVSKASGFANAFTADCDTVYYFSVSDGSLEGALERFVEFFAAPSFSPGAVAREVNAVHSEDEKNHNNDYWRLDELIRGFYNPKHPRSRYGNGNLTTLWDEPQERGIDVHESLKAFHSRYYLASGATIVVVTSRAADEVLRLIEGPLARMKQGAVPRFSFLETDEPLFTSAALASWTNLRTVRKMRELRLMWPVRSPSSSWRTMPSAYISHLLGHECDTSVLGVLKKRNWATGMVAGSHRVDEDFEVLDASITLTVEGFRNVLKVVDLLYQGLGLSIAHGVNAEVYEQMKAEERLFFESTDVGAPADHCVTLAQNANVTDLKHCWIGGDVVLEDDLEATLAYVRQLTPQNCVVVMQWGDMPSDADMGATAAQDEREESHAEEQRDEDDEEDGDDEGTEDESAEKAAQVEDGSASAEELFLSLPAFAQVRVSKVSRFHKALYQTVKIPEEHVARWQSLINGPYPPELALPSKNPFIATDFTIYPPAAVKEVEEIVSPHAVTYVRRDVGYHRTFKMALRCNVLSPVAYASPLNRLYTRVMHGILSNAITEMAYYATLASLSNEVIFSATGLGFAVEGPSQRLYEFFFAVVRKALSIEVLQGTAEEYATYLEAGVRRLKNVGMDQPYKVLLQMQQKATRHTHYLFSEMIACEPAATYEGYSTFVRQYVESGLLLECFVAGNVRSTEDVRAMLVDPLEDLLEAISVPIPLKAAIPRVRDTYSPRARDGKTNESVLSSFDVLSMPPSNPMDPNAAVVVDIIIGEATPRVMALTNTAMKLISSSFFNALRTREALGYIVFAQSTVDYHTAHALFVIQSALADVDCVYLLSRIIAFLSAVEAQLDTLCTAEEVSKVKRGLIEALEKMPDSVDGDAQRLEGEYLSVSKFESRQLTIAALSTITEEDVKSHFRQFFFNSRSDSRALALYINSARTAATDLLAASGNRRIALPGVRSKQEDGGEALSDASEDTTVLTLPTFSDGCSCVEITSYASVFEYQRGLSVVKCSTY; this is encoded by the coding sequence ATGGCAAACGTCGCTCAGCACATACTCACACCGGCGGTCATCCGCGCAAGGTACTCCGGCTATGTCCTAAGCAGCGGCGTCAAATGCGTCATCGTGCAGGATGAGAACGCGAAAATGcccgcggcggcgatgagcATCCATGCGGGCCAGCTAAACGACCCCGCCGAGCTGCCTGGGCTGGCACACTTCTGCGAACACATGCTCTTCATGGGAACTGAGAAGTTCCCGAAGGAGGATGAGTTCGACAGTTTCGTATCCAAAGCGAGCGGCTTTGCCAACGCCTTCACCGCGGATTGCGACACGGTGTACTACTTCAGCGTCAGCGATGGCAGCCTTGAGGGGGCGCTAGAGCGGTTTGTGGAGTTCTTCGCGGCTCCCAGCTTCAGTCCCGGTGCGGTGGCCCGAGAGGTGAACGCAGTGCACAGCGAGGATGAGAAGAACCACAATAACGACTACTGGCGTCTCGACGAGCTGATTCGTGGCTTCTACAACCCCAAACACCCACGCAGCCGCTACGGCAATGGCAACCTCACGACCCTGTGGGACGAACCGCAGGAGCGGGGGATCGACGTGCATGAGTCGCTCAAAGCGTTCCACTCCCGTTACTACTTGGCGAGTGGGGCGACGATTGTGGTTGTGACCTCGAGAGCAGCGGATGAAGTACTGCGGCTCATCGAGGGGCCGCTCGCGCGGATGAAGCAGGGGGCTGTTccgcgcttctcttttctcgaGACCGACGAGCCTCTCTTTACCAGTGCCGCACTCGCCTCCTGGACCAACCTGCGCACGGTGCGGAAGATGCGTGAACTGCGCTTGATGTGGCCAGTGCggtcaccgtcgtcgtcgtggcgCACGATGCCATCGGCGTACATTTCCCACCTCCTTGGGCATGAGTGCGACACCTCCGTGCTTGGGGTGCTGAAGAAACGCAATTGGGCGACAGGCATGGTGGCCGGTTCGCACCGCGTGGACGAGGACTTCGAAGTCCTAGATGCCTCTATAACACTCACAGTGGAGGGCTTCCGGAACGTGCTGAAGGTGGTGGACCTTCTCTACCAGGGGCTTGGCCTGTCCATTGCGCACGGCGTGAATGCTGAGGTATACGAGCAGatgaaggcggaggagcgccTCTTCTTTGAGAGCACTGATGTTGGCGCGCCGGCGGACCACTGTGTCACGCTCGCACAAAACGCCAACGTTACTGACCTGAAGCACTGTTGGATCGGCGGCGATGTGGTACTTGAGGATGATCTGGAGGCGACTCTGGCCTATGTGCGTCAGCTGACACCGCAGAACtgcgtggtggtgatgcAGTGGGGAGACATGCCGAGCGATGCAGACATGggcgccacagcggcacaAGACGAACGCGAAGAGAGCCatgcagaggagcagcgtgacgaggatgacgaggaggatggagATGATGAGGGTACCGAGGACGAAAGCgcagagaaggcggcgcaggtggaggaTGGTAGCGCGTCGGCTGAGGAgctgtttctctcgctgccggCCTTCGCACAGGTGCGAGTGAGCAAAGTGTCGCGCTTCCACAAGGCACTGTACCAGACAGTGAAGATACCGGAGGAGCATGTGGCGCGGTGGCAGAGTCTTATCAACGGACCATATCCGCCGGAGCTTGCACTGCCGTCCAAGAATCCGTTCATCGCCACTGACTTCACAATTTACCCACCGGCGGCTGtgaaagaggtggaggagatcgTTTCTCCGCACGCCGTGACATACGTGAGGAGGGACGTGGGGTACCACAGAACCTTCAAaatggcgctgcggtgcaacGTCCTCTCACCCGTGGCGTACGCGAGCCCGCTGAACCGCCTGTACACACGTGTCATGCACGGCATTTTGTCCAATGCGATCACCGAGATGGCCTACTACGCGACGCTAGCGTCACTCTCCAACGAGGTGATCTTCTCGGCTACGGGGCTGGGGTTTGCAGTGGAGGGCCCGTCGCAGAGGCTGTACGAGTTTTTCTTTGCCGTAGTGCGCAAGGCGCTGTCGATCGAGGTGCTCCAGGGCACCGCGGAGGAGTATGCCACCTACCTGGAGGCAGGCGTGCGGAGGCTCAAGAACGTGGGGATGGACCAGCCGTACAAAGTTCTCCTTCAAATGCAGCAAAAGGCAACGCGCCACACGCACTACTTGTTTAGCGAGATGATCGCGTGCGAGCCTGCCGCCACTTACGAGGGCTACAGCACCTTTGTCAGGCAGTACGTGGAGAGCGGTCTCCTGCTCGAGTGTTTCGTTGCGGGGAACGTGCGCTCCACAGAGGATGTGCGTGCAATGCTAGTTGACCCGCTAGAGGATCTTCTGGAGGCCATCTCGGTTCCAATCCCGCTAAAGGCAGCCATTCCACGTGTACGCGACACGTACAGCCCGCGTGCTAGGGATGGGAAAACGAACGAGAGCGTGCTGTCTTCCTTTGATGTTCTCTCGATGCCACCATCGAACCCGATGGACCCGAACGCGGCGGTTGTCGTTGACATCATCATTGGTGAGGCTACTCCGCGTGTGATGGCGCTCACAAACACTGCAATGAAgctcatctcctcctctttcttcaaCGCACTGCGCACGCGGGAGGCGCTGGGCTACATTGTGTTTGCCCAAAGCACTGTCGACTACCACACAGCGCACGCACTGTTTGTAATTCAGAGTGCACTAGCGGACGTGGACTGCGTATATCTGCTTTCCCGCATTATCGCTTTCTTGTCcgctgtggaggcgcagctggacACGCTATGCACCGCCGAGGAGGTCTcgaaggtgaagaggggcCTCATTGAGGCTCTAGAGAAGATGCCTGACTCCGTCGATGGTGACGCACAGCGTCTTGAGGGCGAGTATCTCAGCGTATCAAAATTTGAGAGTCGCCAGCTGACGATTGCAGCCCTCTCAACTATCACCGAGGAAGATGTCAAGTCGCACTTCCGCCAGTTCTTCTTCAACAGCCGTAGCGACTCTCGTGCGTTGGCGCTGTACATCAACAGCGCTCGCACCGCTGCAACCGATCTTCTTGCAGCGTCAGGCAACCGTCGCATTGCGCTTCCAGGCGTGCGGTCCAAGcaggaggacggcggcgaagCGTTGAGTGACGCATCAGAGGACACGACCGTACTAACGCTGCCCACCTTTTCGGATggttgcagctgcgtcgaGATTACCTCGTACGCTTCTGTCTTCGAGTACCAGCGCGGGCTCTCTGTTGTGAAGTGCAGCACTTATTAG
- a CDS encoding autophagy protein 10 (ATG10) (TriTrypDB/GeneDB-style sysID: LpmP.31.2990), giving the protein MKIDAAAVHCTRESFSQYAHQRCANSPWELRSKRDAFGASVEWLEATYNVDSSLDATTRTVVTTVCVLFNAEYAVPQLGFYNSTVTSLADLRVAVPNLTLVNMPSSVSLADAMGASRQPLASFSWCQELGQYMWLVHPCDTENVLRCRRYDGEQGDVLSIFLRAMSDYFPFAPLLVPRAGGNGDAART; this is encoded by the coding sequence ATGAAAAtagacgctgctgcggtccaCTGCACGCGTGAAAGCTTCTCACAGTACGCACACCAACGATGTGCGAACTCTCCGTGGGAGCTCAGATCAAAGCGTGACGCGTTTGGGGCCTCTGTGGAGTGGCTAGAGGCGACCTACAATGTCGACAGCTCACTTGATGCGACCACGCGGACGGTTGTCACCACAGTGTGTGTCCTTTTCAACGCCGAGTACGCCGTGCCGCAATTGGGCTTCTACAACTCTACCGTCACGAGCCTCGCGGATCTTCGGGTGGCGGTGCCAAATCTTACACTGGTTAACATGCCGTCGTCTGTGTCACTGGCCGATGCGATGGGAGCGTCACGTCAACCGCTAGCGAGCTTCTCATGGTGCCAGGAGCTGGGCCAGTACATGTGGCTCGTGCACCCCTGCGACACGGAAAATGtcctgcgctgcaggcgatACGACGGTGAACAAGGTGACGTGCTCAGCATCTTTCTGCGAGCCATGTCCGACTACTTCCCTTTTGCGCCCCTACTTGTGCCACGTGCGGGAGGGAATGGCGATGCGGCACGTACATGA
- a CDS encoding iron/zinc transporter protein-like protein (TriTrypDB/GeneDB-style sysID: LpmP.31.2950): MRPNVSPAAVERDGKGHSVKDSSTPPKMLSRLKETSLNSRLHDAVGYRSILGNTNTQASFLKASSYHYSLEQSDEAASHGHQHLSVAPPPDMGSITRVISAVCMEFGVTLHSVFVDLTVGLTTDSELKPLIVALVFHQLFEGMAMGSRLADAKFRTILDIVLALVFAISAPAGMAAAAIAVSVSPAAMSGSGFVTLIAVLDTLCGGILLYLAFTLLLGDFVADVRHYCADGQRYRIAKKITLFVALWVGMGLIALVGNWL, translated from the coding sequence ATGCGTCCGAATGTAAGCCCCGCGGCAGTAGAACGTGACGGGAAGGGACACTCAGTCAAAGATAGCTCTACGCCTCCTAAGATGTTGAGCCGTTTGAAGGAGACCTCACTGAACTCCAGATTGCATGATGCCGTAGGCTACAGATCTATCCTAGGGAACACCAACACGCAAGCTTCCTTTCTCAAGGCATCTTCTTACCATTACTCCCTTGAACAATCCGACGAGGCCGCTTCTCACGGCCACCAGCACCTGTCAgttgcgccgccaccagaCATGGGCTCCATCACCCGCGTGATCTCCGCCGTGTGCATGGAGTTCGGTGTGACGCTGCACAGCGTGTTTGTTGACCTGACTGTTGGGCTGACGACGGACAGTGAGCTGAAGCCGCTGATCGTGGCGCTCGTGTTCCACCAGCTGTTCGAGGGCATGGCGATGGGGTCGCGTCTGGCGGATGCGAAGTTCAGGACCATCCTGGATATTGTCCTTGCGCTTGTGTTCGCCATCAGCGCACCAGCTGGcatggcagcggccgcgATTGCCGTGTCCGTGTCGCCGGCTGCGATGTCTGGCAGCGGCTTCGTCACCCTCATTGCTGTGCTGGACACGCTGTGTGGTGGTATTCTGTTGTACCTCGCcttcacgctgctgcttggcgACTTTGTGGCGGACGTGAGGCACTACTGCGCGGATGGACAGAGGTACCGCATTGCGAAGAAGATCACCCTGTTTGTGGCTCTGTGGGTGGGGATGGGGCTCATAGCACTTGTGGGCAACTGGCTGTAG
- a CDS encoding hypothetical protein (TriTrypDB/GeneDB-style sysID: LpmP.31.2980), with protein MHRFSRRLLGAAGIGPFDPYKILGVSPGASKEEIKRAYHRLALRFHPDSGAEGNSERFAAVNEAYEAVKDGKWKDAAQQQQKAGAQSGGGGWDPKRRMYVYEQPGSTTDGYVSGDTEKYLRFFMIGCFLFIFVRVSLFFFLPAKKHDGRQESAPGQECSDGSVPLGSFGGQETTFAPSLANVASGYRSGSVHADEEMEYKWVENNTSTSMKDPLSYR; from the coding sequence ATGCACCGCTTCTCACGGCGCTTACTGGGTGCGGCAGGCATCGGCCCATTTGACCCGTACAAGATCCTCGGTGTCAGCCCAGGTGCCAGCAAGGAGGAGATCAAAAGGGCGTACCACCGCCTGGCACTCCGGTTTCATCCTGACAGCGGGGCGGAGGGCAACTCAGAGCGATTTGCGGCGGTAAACGAGGCGTACGAGGCTGTGAAGGACGGCAAGTGGAAGGACGCggctcagcagcaacagaaggCAGGGGCGCAAagcggcgggggtgggtgggatcCAAAGAGGCGCATGTACGTTTATGAGCAGCCAGGCTCGACAACGGATGGCTATGTCTCCGGCGATACAGAGAAGTACCTGCGCTTCTTCATGATTGGCTGCTTTCTCTTTATATTTGTTCGAgtttcgctcttcttcttcctacCAGCCAAAAAGCACGATGGGCGCCAGGAGAGCGCACCTGGTCAAGAGTGTTCGGACGGCTCTGTGCCCCTCGGTTCTTTTGGCGGCCAGGAGACGACGTTTGCACCGTCCCTCGCTAATGTTGCGAGTGGCTACCGAAGCGGTTCCGTTCACGCTGATGAGGAAATGGAGTATAAGTGGGTCGAAAATAACACGAGCACCAGCATGAAGGACCCACTGTCGTACCGGTGA
- a CDS encoding hypothetical protein (TriTrypDB/GeneDB-style sysID: LpmP.31.3000), whose product MPLPREVSADAEADTPDHLRADYSFNISRRDSLASSRFSSRLSRRSSVRDEVQSVDEFLRKQRVIRYMQEERERAERSKLLREEHDFWIEFRDRERVERLKYMSEQEIAELLQREADEATRESSGADQAHQRAMEDALRRRHSMADLRRMEEDAVLARLKSEVLTDEIRRAAQLEALEKAEAMAATEHARRVSVHLQQREEDLAAKCKQLTAELEEAKAAATQARCYQKRAEDELAREREKMLKEKAAAAAGKEMNEKLLKELEEVRQHLTASEEEKKRVEAAKAQAVWDVAQEKELSSLRRCNDELVAQQASQKAVSEDEKQRSSPLQEELTASRNELKKERAARSNTEAELVALREQAKVLETKLAAAIAPEPKQEADTIRKLKAIADDARRAQADLLKERQVREKAEAAAAEAKGALAKEQAAREKAEEEVQRAVAASTVTALQMENAVSDRKKLVEAEKKLEKMRKERNKDEAEKAALKRGLQKVKRDLEDESAARAQFEQLASKALSADHHVSQREVDQLRRELKISQEQCDAARQDTVVCQQNAVNEIASLRAWCERLQKQHRMQLQLLEDDDEFTPRMATPTPHSRSPSSAPRRMPKKGLAAGQRQADERVASDQRIHELEAHVMRLQADLQKNKEQEKKALKASAEGSSSDSQKTSPHQILSGATTEQEVREMALVDRVNALEREGAETRRKYDDLVVAYRRSEAARCEAERQVAAQQAQAEQLQKQESQPHTPTLANCETTRVEPIVGAAEGNTSSLPERISNLEGHLMEERATHEPAEKRGAAPRVGAELAVKQAGASFSASVSDARAPPQKTKSGCC is encoded by the coding sequence ATGCCACTACCTCGTGAAGTTAGCGCGGATGCTGAGGCTGACACGCCGGATCATTTGCGCGCCGACTACTCCTTTAACATCAGCCGCCGCGACAGCCTGGCGAGTTCGCGCTTTAGTAGCCGTCTCAGCCGGCGCTCCAGCGTGCGCGATGAGGTGCAGTCGGTCGACGAGTTCCTGCGCAAGCAGCGTGTTATTCGGTACATGCAAGAGGAACGGGAACGTGCAGAGCGGtcgaagctgctgcgcgaggagcacGACTTCTGGATCGAGTTCCGCGATCGTGAGCGTGTGGAGCGGCTGAAGTACATGTCGGAGCAAGAGatcgcggagctgctgcagcgggagGCAGATGAGGCGACGCGTgaaagcagcggtgctgatCAAGCGCACCAGCGAGCCATGGAGGACGCgttgcggcgccgccacagcatgGCGGATCTTCGGCGCATGGAGGAGGATGCTGTGTTGGCTCGTCTCAAGAGCGAGGTGCTGACGGATGAGATTCGTCGCGCTGCTCAGCTGGAGGCGTTGGAGAAGGCCGAGGCCATGGCAGCCACCGAGCATGCGCGGCGTGTTTCCGTgcatctccagcagcgcgaaGAGGACTTGGCAGCGAAGTGCAAGCAGCTGacagcggagctggaggaagccaaggctgctgccacgcaaGCCCGATGCTACCAGAAGCGTGCCGAAGACGAGCtggcaagggagagagagaagatgctgaaggagaaggctgctgccgcagctggaAAAGAGATGAACGAGAAGCTCTTGAAGGAGCTAGaagaggtgcggcagcatcTCACAGCCtctgaggaggagaagaagagggtggAAGCTGCGAAGGCGCAGGCAGTGTGGGATGTCgcgcaggagaaggagctcAGCAGCCTGAGGAGGTGCAACGACGAACTGGTAGCGCAGCAAGCGTCGCAGAAGGCTGTTTCCGAGGACGAGAAACAGCGCTCATCACCGTTGCAGGAAGAGCTAACGGCGTCGAGGAACGAACTGAAGAAGGAGCGGGCAGCGCGAAGCAATACAGAGGCCgagctggtggcgctgcgagaGCAAGCAAAGGTTCTCGAGACGAAGCTGGCTGCCGCCATTGCGCCAGAGCCGAAGCAGGAGGCGGATACCATACGAAAACTGAAGGCAATCGCTGATGACGCTCGCAGGGCGCAGGCGGACCTGTTAAAGGAGCGCCAGGTGCGTGAGAAGGCtgaggctgccgcggcggaggcaaaAGGTGCCCTAGCAAAGGAACAGGCTGCACgcgagaaggcagaggaggaggtgcagagggcggtggcggcgtcaACCGTTACAGCACTGCAAATGGAAAATGCCGTCTCTGATCGAAAAAAGCTGgtcgaggcggagaagaagctggagaagatgcGTAAGGAACGGAACAAGGACGAGGCCGAGAAGGCCGCGCTGAAGCGCGGGTTGCAAAAGGTGAAGAGGGACCTTGAGGACGAGTCCGCTGCTCGGGCTCAGTTTGAGCAGCTCGCATCGAAAGCTCTCAGCGCAGACCATCACGTATCGCAAAGGGAGGTGGATCAACTGCGAAGGGAGCTGAAGATTTCGCAGGAACAATGTGACGCAGCACGCCAGGATACCGTTGTGTGTCAGCAGAACGCAGTGAATGAGATCGCCTCTCTCAGGGCGTGGTGTGAGCGTCTACAGAAGCAGCATCGTATGCAGCtacagctgctggaggatgATGACGAGTTTACCCCGCGGATGGCCACACCAACGCCGCACTCGCGCTCGCCGAGCTCTGCTCCTCGGCGGATGCCGAAAAAAGGTCTCGCTGCTGGCCAGCGCCAGGCGGACGAGAGGGTGGCGAGCGACCAGCGTATTCacgagctggaggcgcacGTGATGCGTCTGCAGGCGGACCTccagaaaaacaaagaacaagaaaaaaaggcgctCAAGGCGTCCGCCGAAGGGTCGAGCTCTGATTCCCAAAAAACGTCGCCGCACCAAATCCTGAGTGGTGCAACGACGGAGCAGGAGGTGAGAGAGATGGCGCTGGTGGATCGGGTGAATGCCttggagagggaaggcgcGGAGACGCGAAGGAAGTACGACGACCTTGTTGTGGCCTACAGACGATCGGAAGCCGCTCGCtgcgaggcggagcggcaggttgcggcgcagcaggcgcaggctGAGCAACTGCAGAAGCAGGAGTCTCAGCCTCACACCCCAACGCTGGCGAACTGTGAAACGACGCGTGTGGAACCGATCGTAGGGGCTGCCGAGGGGAACACGAGCTCACTCCCGGAGCGCATCAGTAATTTGGAGGGGCACCTGATGGAGGAGCGCGCGACTCACGAGCCTGCTGAGAagcgtggtgctgcgccaaGGGTCGGCGCCGAACTTGCGGTGAAGCAGGCGGGGGCGAGCTTTTCAGCAAGCGTTTCCGACGCCAGGGCCCCGCCCCAGAAGACGAAGAGCGGATGCTGCTAG
- a CDS encoding hypothetical protein (TriTrypDB/GeneDB-style sysID: LpmP.31.2960): protein MESDEELPAAVANTSSTAVVRGMSSTVLPHLLLASAMGCCRESDSLAELCARLRRRYEALSTLPPQVPPVVCFYVGGTRFAVSRSLLEKDPGSLLFSLATQHYCSASSAKGASDARLRGCKRYRDGNDVMVSDAIIAIPGRNARLFGMLLNLLRGYRNAIPEDWMDSCREEAVYYGLSGSWNTRFHITSSKYYFRNSLHNSKLVSDAVLGVASDFFSTGQHHIDFSVSQCDRVAVGMISSNVNAAEELAAPLQEGNNGAFYWNDGKLSFYLGESRVVETGLPFPAGAIIRIIFDAEERIVRWIVNGEYCVAMERLPAGRQYAFGSIAARGSQVTIVAT, encoded by the coding sequence ATGGAGTCGGACGAGGAACTGCCGGCGGCTGTCGCGAACACCTCTTCGACGGCGGTGGTTCGCGGCATGTCGTCGACAGTGCTCCCTCACCTACTACTGGCCTCGGCGATGGGGTGCTGCCGAGAGTCGGACTCACTGGCGGAGCTCTGCGCGCGCCTGAGGCGTAGGTACGAGGCCTTGTCGACGCTTCCACCACAGGTACCACCGGTAGTTTGCTTCTACGTGGGCGGCACGCGCTTCGCCGTGTCCCGCTCGCTGTTAGAGAAGGACCCTGGCTCGCTGTTGTTCTCCCTCGCAACGCAGCACTATTGCAGCGCCTCGTCTGCCAAGGGGGCTTCAGACGCACGTCTTCGTGGATGCAAGCGCTATCGTGATGGCAACGACGTGATGGTGTCTGACGCCATCATCGCAATCCCGGGAAGAAACGCGCGGCTCTTTGGCATGCTTCTCAACCTGCTGCGTGGGTACAGGAATGCCATCCCAGAGGACTGGATGGACTCGTGTCGTGAGGAGGCCGTGTATTACGGCCTGTCAGGCTCGTGGAACACCCGGTTCCACATCACATCATCGAAGTACTACTTTCGCAATTCCTTGCACAACTCAAAACTTGTCTCCGATGCTGTGCTTGGTGTTGCGAGTGACTTTTTCAGCACAGGTCAGCACCACATCGACTTCAGCGTCTCCCAGTGTGATCGCGTGGCTGTTGGGATGATCAGCTCAAATGTCAATGCTGCGGAGGAGCTGGCCGCGCCGTTGCAGGAGGGCAACAACGGTGCGTTCTATTGGAACGACGGAAAGCTCTCCTTCTACCTTGGAGAGTCACGGGTGGTCGAGACGGGGCTACCGTTCCCTGCCGGCGCGATCATCCGAATCATCTTTGATGCTGAGGAGCGCATTGTCCGCTGGATTGTTAACGGGGAGTACTGTGTAGCGATGGAGCGCCTGCCAGCAGGGCGCCAGTATGCCTTTGGCTCCATTGCCGCCCGGGGCTCTCAGGTGACCATCGTGGCGACATAA